A stretch of the Narcine bancroftii isolate sNarBan1 chromosome 14, sNarBan1.hap1, whole genome shotgun sequence genome encodes the following:
- the LOC138749566 gene encoding BTB/POZ domain-containing adapter for CUL3-mediated RhoA degradation protein 2, with protein sequence MSGDTCLTSPCPSSGAKPKAISFKGGSMGNKYIRLNVGGSLYYTTVQILTRHDTMLKAMFSGRMEVLTDKEGWILIDRCGKHFGTVLNYLRDDSTILPKNRREIKELLAEAKYYLIQGLVDICQTALQEKNECCEVACTIPMMTSPKEEERLIESCAKPVVKLLHNRSNNKYSYTSNSDDNLLKNVELFDKLSLRFNGRVLFMKDVLGDEICCWSFYGQGRKLAEVCCTSIVYATEKKQTKVEFPEARIYEETLNVLLYETPRVPDNLLLEATSRTSVQGSHSEDEEALEIRDRVRRIHVKRYSSYDDRPLGHQPAYRD encoded by the exons ATGTCTGGGGACACCTGCTTAACTTCACCTTGTCCTTCCTCTGGAGCCAAACCCAAGGCCATCAGCTTTAAAggaggaagcatggggaacaaatACATCAGGTTAAATGTTGGAGGCTCGCTGTACTATACCACAGTTCAGATTTTAACCAGACATGACACCATGCTGAAGGCAATGTTTAGTGGAAGAATGGAAGTACTGACTGACAAAGAAG GTTGGATTCTTATCGACCGTTGTGGGAAACATTTTGGCACTGTTTTGAACTACCTGAGGGATGACTCGACTATCCTGCCGAAGAATAGGCGTGAAATAAAGGAACTGTTGGCAGAGGCAAAATATTACCTCATTCAAGGTCTAGTTGATATCTGTCAGACAGCTTTACAG gaAAAGAATGAATGCTGTGAAGTTGCTTGCACAATCCCCATGATGACTTCTCCCAAGGAGGAAGAAAGACTCATTGAAAGTTGTGCTAAG CCAGTCGTGAAACTGCTGCATAACAGAAGCAACAACAAGTATTCCTACACCAG CAACTCTGATGACAATTTGTTGAAGAATGTTGAGCTATTTGACAAACTGTCCTTAAGATTTAATGGAAGAGTGCTTTTTATGAAAGATGTCTTGGGAGATGAGATTTGCTGCTGGTCGTTTTATGGGCAGGGCCGCAAGCTTGCTGAGGTTTGCTGCACCTCCATTGTGTATGCAACAGAAAAGAAACAAACCAAG GTGGAATTTCCTGAAGCAAGAATTTATGAAGAGACATTGAATGTCTTGCTTTATGAAACACCGCGAGTACCCGATAACTTGCTGCTGGAGGCTACTAGTCGTACATCTGTTCAAGGATCGCACAGTGAAGACGAGGAGGCGTTGGAAATTAGAGATCGTGTACGTAGAATACATGTGAAGAGGTACAGCTCGTATGATGACAGACCTCTTGGACACCAGCCTGCCTACAGAGACTAA